A genome region from Mycolicibacterium litorale includes the following:
- a CDS encoding cation:proton antiporter: protein MEVSATLLLELGVILAVLTVLGTIARRFALSPIPLYLTAGLALGEGGLAPVPAAGEFVQTGATIGVVLLLLTLGLEFSIGEFATSLRRHLPSAGVDLVLNAAPGAIAGWLIGLNGVGILALAGVTWISSSGVIARLLSDLRRLGNRETPAVLSILVLEDFAMAAYLPLLAVLAAGGTFLQALFGMAIAITALVLAFVVSYRWGHHVGRLVAHPDNEQLLLRILGLTLIVAALAEYIHASAAVGAFLVGLTLTGEAAERARTVLTPLRDLFAAIFFLAIGVSVDPVELLPMLPVALALAVVTSGTKVLTGQFAARRDGVARPGQLRAGTALIARGEFSLVIIGLVGATVADLEAVATPYVFILAMVGPVLARFTGGRVPARRRPG from the coding sequence GTGGAGGTTTCCGCGACGCTGTTGCTCGAGCTCGGCGTCATCCTCGCTGTGCTCACGGTGCTCGGCACCATCGCCAGACGCTTCGCGCTCTCCCCGATTCCGCTGTACCTGACCGCCGGGCTGGCGCTGGGCGAAGGCGGTCTTGCCCCGGTGCCCGCCGCCGGCGAGTTCGTCCAGACCGGAGCCACCATCGGTGTCGTCCTGCTGCTGCTCACCCTCGGGCTGGAGTTCTCGATCGGGGAGTTCGCCACCAGCCTGCGCAGGCACCTGCCGTCGGCCGGTGTCGATCTGGTCCTCAACGCGGCCCCCGGTGCCATCGCCGGCTGGTTGATCGGGCTCAACGGCGTCGGCATCCTGGCGCTGGCCGGCGTCACGTGGATCTCGTCGTCCGGCGTCATCGCGCGGCTGCTGTCCGACCTGCGCCGGCTCGGTAACCGCGAGACCCCCGCGGTGCTGTCGATCCTGGTGCTCGAGGACTTCGCGATGGCGGCGTATCTGCCGCTGCTCGCCGTGCTGGCCGCAGGCGGCACCTTCCTCCAGGCGCTGTTCGGGATGGCGATCGCGATCACCGCGCTGGTGCTGGCGTTCGTGGTGTCCTACCGCTGGGGTCACCACGTCGGACGCCTGGTCGCCCACCCGGACAACGAGCAGCTGCTGCTGCGCATCCTCGGCCTCACGCTGATCGTCGCGGCGCTGGCCGAGTACATCCACGCCTCGGCCGCGGTCGGGGCGTTCCTGGTGGGCCTGACCCTGACCGGCGAAGCGGCGGAACGTGCCCGCACCGTCCTCACCCCACTGCGGGATCTGTTCGCGGCCATCTTCTTCCTCGCGATCGGGGTGTCGGTGGACCCCGTCGAGCTGCTCCCGATGCTGCCGGTCGCGCTGGCGCTGGCGGTGGTCACCTCGGGCACGAAGGTGCTCACCGGCCAGTTCGCCGCCCGCCGCGACGGCGTCGCCCGCCCCGGCCAGTTGCGCGCCGGTACCGCGCTGATCGCGCGCGGCGAATTCTCGCTCGTGATCATCGGCCTGGTCGGAGCGACGGTCGCCGATCTCGAAGCGGTGGCCACCCCGTACGTGTTCATCCTGGCCATGGTCGGGCCGGTGCTCGCCCGTTTCACCGGTGGCCGCGTGCCCGCGCGGCGCCGGCCCGGTTAG
- a CDS encoding NAD(P)/FAD-dependent oxidoreductase translates to MQTVFDAPVDATLIESALAPSVQESMWLDVPRPHHAPLTGAVTADLVVVGAGYTGLWTALHAAERQPGRQIVVVESDRVGWAASGRNGGFVEASLTHGLENGKTRWPNEIESLERLGMNNLDGMQADIERLGLDVDWQRTGMLTVATEPHQVSWLEDAAAAGEGRFLDQTAVRDEVRSPTYRAGLFAEKSCAIVHPAKLALELARACTEAGVQIYEHTAATSLETQGWSVSVHTTAGRVTARHAVLATNVFPSLLRRNRLRTVPVYDYVLATEPLTEEQLARIRWRNRQGVGDCANQFHYYRLSADNRIVWGGYDAVYHFGRKVKASYEDRPQTYRRLAAHFFLTFPQLTDVRFDYRWAGAIDTNTRFCAHWGLAREGRVAYVNGFTGLGVGAARFAADVCLDLLDGADTPRTRLEMVRKKPLPFPPEPLASVGINATRWSLDRADHSAGRRNALLRTLDALGLGFDS, encoded by the coding sequence GTGCAGACGGTATTCGACGCTCCGGTCGACGCGACGCTGATCGAGTCGGCGCTCGCGCCCAGCGTCCAGGAGTCGATGTGGCTGGATGTGCCGCGGCCTCACCACGCGCCGCTGACCGGCGCGGTGACCGCCGACCTGGTGGTGGTCGGCGCCGGGTACACCGGGCTGTGGACGGCGCTGCACGCCGCCGAGCGGCAGCCCGGCCGTCAGATCGTGGTGGTCGAGTCCGACCGCGTCGGCTGGGCGGCGTCGGGCCGCAACGGCGGTTTCGTCGAGGCGAGCCTCACCCACGGCCTGGAGAACGGAAAAACCCGCTGGCCCAACGAGATCGAGTCGCTCGAACGGCTCGGTATGAACAACCTCGACGGGATGCAGGCCGACATCGAGCGGTTGGGCCTGGACGTCGACTGGCAGCGCACCGGCATGCTGACGGTGGCCACCGAACCGCATCAGGTGTCCTGGCTCGAGGACGCGGCCGCGGCGGGAGAGGGCCGCTTCCTCGACCAGACCGCCGTCCGCGACGAGGTCCGGTCGCCGACCTACCGTGCCGGGCTGTTCGCCGAGAAATCCTGTGCCATCGTGCATCCGGCGAAGCTGGCGCTGGAGCTGGCCCGCGCGTGCACCGAGGCCGGGGTGCAGATCTACGAGCACACCGCCGCCACGTCGCTGGAGACCCAGGGCTGGAGCGTGAGTGTGCACACCACGGCCGGACGCGTGACCGCACGGCATGCGGTGTTGGCCACCAACGTGTTCCCCAGCCTGCTGCGGCGCAACCGACTGCGCACGGTGCCGGTGTACGACTACGTGCTGGCCACCGAACCGCTCACCGAGGAACAGTTGGCGCGGATCAGGTGGCGTAACCGGCAGGGCGTCGGGGACTGTGCGAACCAGTTCCACTACTACCGGCTGAGCGCCGACAACCGGATCGTGTGGGGTGGTTACGACGCCGTCTACCACTTCGGCCGCAAGGTCAAGGCGAGCTACGAGGATCGCCCGCAGACCTACCGGCGGCTCGCCGCGCACTTCTTCCTCACGTTCCCGCAGCTCACCGATGTTCGATTCGACTACCGCTGGGCGGGCGCGATCGACACCAACACGCGGTTCTGCGCGCACTGGGGCCTGGCCCGCGAGGGCCGCGTCGCCTACGTCAACGGCTTCACCGGGTTGGGTGTCGGCGCCGCACGTTTCGCCGCCGACGTGTGCCTCGACCTGCTCGACGGCGCCGACACCCCGCGCACCCGGCTGGAGATGGTCCGCAAGAAGCCGCTGCCGTTCCCGCCCGAGCCACTGGCGAGCGTCGGCATCAACGCCACGCGCTGGTCGCTGGACCGTGCGGACCATTCGGCGGGGCGGCGCAACGCGCTCCTGCGCACCCTCGACGCGCTCGGGCTCGGGTTCGATTCATAA
- a CDS encoding Rv1815 family serine proteinase translates to MRRHLLSMLAAVAAPVAALLAPLAPANADPGALVFPGMEIRQDTNVCTLGFVDLQQRVAYTAGHCRGSGPVSDRAGSFIGVQTGFQDNTPDGMTVDINHQISDWQTIALAPEAQANNLLPSGRALVADASVVPTKGMPVCHFGVVTGESCGTIEAVNNGWFTMANGVVSKKGDSGGPVYTNTPDGRAVIIGMFNSTWGQFPAAVSWQAATQQAGQGVIITAGA, encoded by the coding sequence GTGCGCCGACACCTGCTGAGCATGCTGGCCGCCGTCGCGGCGCCGGTGGCGGCCTTGTTGGCGCCGTTGGCGCCGGCGAACGCCGACCCGGGCGCGCTCGTCTTCCCCGGTATGGAGATCCGTCAGGACACCAACGTGTGCACGCTGGGGTTCGTCGACCTGCAACAGCGGGTCGCCTACACCGCCGGGCACTGCCGGGGAAGCGGTCCGGTCAGCGACCGGGCCGGCAGCTTCATCGGCGTCCAGACCGGCTTCCAGGACAACACGCCCGACGGTATGACCGTCGACATCAACCACCAGATCTCCGACTGGCAGACCATCGCGCTGGCGCCTGAGGCGCAGGCCAACAATCTGCTGCCCAGCGGCCGCGCCCTGGTCGCCGACGCCTCGGTGGTCCCCACCAAGGGGATGCCGGTGTGTCACTTCGGCGTGGTCACCGGAGAGAGCTGCGGCACCATCGAGGCGGTCAACAACGGGTGGTTCACCATGGCCAACGGTGTGGTGAGCAAGAAGGGCGACTCGGGCGGGCCGGTCTACACCAACACCCCCGACGGCCGCGCGGTGATCATCGGCATGTTCAACAGCACCTGGGGCCAGTTCCCGGCGGCGGTGTCGTGGCAGGCCGCCACCCAGCAGGCCGGCCAGGGCGTCATTATCACCGCCGGCGCCTGA
- a CDS encoding nitroreductase/quinone reductase family protein yields the protein MTIRYDQPAASARAFNEVIRWLAEAGISIAGSCALRVRGRKTGVVRTVVVNLMTVDGRRYVVSPRGNTQWARNARAAAEVETGPRWRRRTVRIAEVADADKTELLRRYLDRWYWEVKGHVGGLTPHSSDDEIRAVAPSIPVFELLG from the coding sequence ATGACCATCCGCTACGACCAACCGGCCGCGTCGGCCCGCGCCTTCAACGAGGTGATCCGCTGGCTCGCCGAGGCCGGCATCAGCATCGCGGGTTCGTGCGCACTGCGCGTCCGCGGCCGCAAGACCGGGGTTGTGCGCACCGTCGTCGTGAACCTGATGACGGTCGACGGCCGCCGCTACGTGGTCTCCCCGCGCGGCAACACCCAGTGGGCCCGCAACGCCCGGGCCGCGGCGGAGGTCGAGACGGGCCCGCGCTGGCGGCGCCGCACGGTGCGGATCGCGGAGGTGGCCGACGCCGACAAGACCGAGCTGCTGAGGCGCTACCTCGACCGCTGGTATTGGGAGGTCAAAGGGCACGTCGGCGGGCTGACCCCGCACTCGAGCGATGACGAGATCCGCGCGGTGGCGCCGTCGATCCCGGTGTTCGAACTCCTCGGCTGA
- a CDS encoding TetR/AcrR family transcriptional regulator has product MGVRQDSRARMEAQIVEVGRRHLITDGAAGLSLRGIARDLGVVSSAVYRYVSSRDDLLTLLLVDAYSELADVVDRAAAADDTGWRERIVRMAHAAREWAVSQPARWALLYGSPVPGYRAPAERTTGPGTRMVGSFFRAVAAGIAAGDLSDDEGVVPEGLSTDFGQLREQFGFAAGDAAVAKTITLWAGLIGAISLEVFGQYGSDTFSDPRAVFDLHAGALVDLLTVNPADARN; this is encoded by the coding sequence ATGGGTGTACGCCAGGACAGCCGGGCCCGGATGGAGGCGCAGATCGTCGAGGTGGGCCGGCGGCACCTGATCACCGACGGGGCGGCCGGCCTCTCACTGCGCGGGATCGCCCGCGACCTCGGCGTGGTGTCGTCCGCGGTGTACCGCTATGTCAGCAGTCGCGACGACCTGCTGACACTGCTGCTGGTCGACGCGTATTCCGAACTGGCCGATGTGGTCGACCGGGCGGCCGCCGCGGACGACACGGGGTGGCGGGAGCGGATCGTGCGAATGGCACACGCCGCGCGCGAGTGGGCGGTGTCCCAGCCAGCGCGGTGGGCGCTGCTCTACGGCAGCCCGGTGCCCGGCTATCGCGCACCCGCCGAACGCACCACCGGGCCGGGCACCCGGATGGTGGGATCGTTCTTTCGCGCCGTGGCGGCGGGTATCGCCGCGGGCGACCTGTCGGACGACGAAGGTGTTGTGCCCGAGGGTCTTTCAACCGACTTCGGTCAGCTGCGCGAGCAGTTCGGCTTCGCCGCGGGGGACGCCGCGGTCGCGAAGACGATCACCCTGTGGGCAGGGCTGATCGGGGCGATCAGCCTCGAGGTCTTCGGCCAGTACGGATCGGATACGTTCTCCGATCCGCGCGCCGTGTTCGATCTGCACGCCGGCGCCCTGGTCGACCTGCTGACCGTGAACCCCGCCGACGCGCGAAACTAG
- a CDS encoding VOC family protein, translating to MVNQTPVQIAWVTPDMDATERALSALLGARKWVRMPGVHLGPDTCRFRGRPADFVADVSLSYAGDTQLEIITPVRGESLYAEFLDRCGPGLHHVCREVVDADAFDAAVRDAESHGATVVADGVMAGGMRFAYVSAEDAGVPYIEIACLSDDIRTFFDHVKQEQQP from the coding sequence ATGGTCAACCAGACACCTGTCCAGATCGCGTGGGTGACCCCCGACATGGACGCCACCGAGCGGGCGCTGTCCGCGCTTCTCGGCGCCCGGAAATGGGTGCGGATGCCGGGCGTGCACCTCGGGCCCGACACCTGCCGCTTCCGCGGCCGGCCCGCCGACTTCGTCGCCGACGTCTCGTTGAGCTATGCCGGTGACACTCAGCTCGAGATCATCACGCCCGTGCGGGGCGAGAGCCTCTACGCCGAGTTCCTCGACCGGTGCGGGCCCGGGCTGCACCACGTCTGCCGGGAAGTGGTGGACGCCGACGCGTTCGACGCGGCGGTGCGCGACGCCGAATCCCACGGCGCGACCGTCGTCGCGGACGGTGTGATGGCCGGCGGCATGCGCTTCGCGTACGTCTCCGCCGAAGACGCCGGTGTGCCCTACATCGAGATCGCCTGTCTCTCAGACGATATCCGGACCTTCTTCGATCACGTCAAACAGGAGCAGCAGCCATGA
- a CDS encoding FAD-binding protein — protein MSTEIPETIEAGSVTEWSDEVDVVVIGFGIAGGCAAVSAAAAGARVLVLEKAAAAGGTTSMAGGHFYLGGGTAVQQATGFEDSAEEMYKYLVAMSREPEHDKIRAYCEDSVEHFEWLENLGFQFERTFYPGKVVVPPGTEGLSYTGNEKVWPFCEQAAPAPRGHSVPVPGELGGAAMVIDLLLKRAAELGVQIRYETGVTNLVVDGDRVAGVRWKHFGDNGSVKAGAVVIAAGGFAMNPEMVAEHTPALGQKRKTKHHGEVEPYILGNTNDDGLGIRMGISAGGVAKNLDQLFITAAAYPPEILLTGVIVNKDGQRFVAEDSYHSRTSAFVLEQPDQTAYLIVDEAHMQMPEMPLIKFIDGWETVAEMETALGIPEGKLAATLERYNEHAARGEDPDFHKQPEYLAAQDKGPWAAFDLSLGRAMYSGFTMGGLTVSIDGEVLREDGSAIPGLYAAGACASNIAQDGKGYASGTQLGEGSFFGRRAGTHAAQRG, from the coding sequence ATGAGCACCGAGATTCCCGAAACCATCGAGGCCGGCTCGGTCACCGAGTGGTCGGATGAGGTCGACGTGGTGGTGATCGGGTTCGGCATCGCCGGCGGCTGCGCGGCGGTGAGCGCGGCCGCAGCGGGGGCGCGGGTACTGGTGCTGGAGAAGGCTGCCGCGGCGGGCGGCACCACCTCGATGGCCGGCGGCCACTTCTATCTCGGGGGCGGCACCGCGGTCCAGCAGGCCACTGGTTTCGAGGACAGCGCCGAGGAGATGTACAAGTACCTCGTCGCGATGTCGCGCGAACCCGAACACGACAAGATCCGGGCGTACTGCGAGGACAGCGTCGAGCACTTCGAGTGGCTCGAGAACCTCGGGTTCCAGTTCGAGCGCACGTTCTATCCGGGCAAAGTCGTCGTGCCGCCGGGGACGGAGGGTCTGTCGTACACCGGAAACGAGAAGGTGTGGCCGTTCTGCGAGCAGGCCGCGCCGGCACCGCGTGGGCACTCGGTGCCGGTGCCCGGAGAGCTGGGCGGTGCCGCGATGGTGATCGACCTGCTGCTGAAGCGGGCGGCCGAGCTCGGTGTCCAGATCCGTTACGAGACCGGCGTGACGAACCTCGTCGTGGACGGCGATCGGGTGGCCGGCGTTCGGTGGAAGCACTTCGGCGACAACGGTTCCGTCAAGGCCGGCGCGGTGGTCATCGCCGCCGGTGGGTTTGCGATGAACCCCGAGATGGTCGCCGAGCACACCCCGGCGCTCGGACAGAAGCGAAAGACCAAGCACCACGGTGAGGTCGAGCCGTACATCCTCGGCAACACCAACGACGACGGGCTCGGTATCCGCATGGGGATCTCGGCCGGGGGAGTCGCCAAGAACCTGGATCAGCTGTTCATCACCGCCGCCGCGTACCCGCCGGAGATCCTGCTCACCGGGGTCATCGTGAACAAGGACGGGCAGCGGTTCGTGGCCGAGGACTCCTACCACTCGCGCACGTCCGCTTTCGTTCTGGAGCAGCCGGATCAGACGGCGTACCTGATCGTCGACGAGGCGCACATGCAGATGCCCGAGATGCCGTTGATCAAGTTCATCGACGGCTGGGAGACCGTCGCCGAGATGGAGACGGCCCTGGGCATCCCGGAGGGCAAGCTGGCCGCCACGCTCGAGCGGTACAACGAGCACGCGGCACGCGGTGAAGACCCCGACTTCCACAAACAGCCGGAATACCTTGCGGCACAGGACAAGGGGCCGTGGGCCGCCTTCGACCTGTCGCTGGGACGCGCCATGTACTCGGGGTTCACCATGGGCGGGCTGACGGTGTCCATCGACGGCGAGGTGCTGCGCGAGGACGGTTCGGCGATCCCCGGCCTGTACGCGGCGGGCGCCTGCGCGTCGAACATCGCCCAGGACGGCAAGGGGTATGCCAGCGGCACCCAACTGGGTGAGGGTTCGTTCTTCGGCAGGCGTGCGGGAACGCATGCGGCGCAGCGCGGTTGA
- a CDS encoding alpha/beta fold hydrolase, which produces MGTHAGTPNIVLVHGAFVDGSSWRAVRDLLTADGYHVAVVQNPTLSLRGDVAATRLIIDAQEGPVVLVGHSYGGAVITEAGTHDKVTALVYIAAFAPDAGESVRSLGGHPDAPGSPIVPAPGGFLFQDRARFHHSFGADLSADDAAFLADSQVPWSVDAMTGTVDEAAWRRKPSWYLIATDDRMIPMGAQLAMAQRAGATTVEVAASHAVYLSQPEAVAALIRQAAASLS; this is translated from the coding sequence GTGGGTACTCATGCGGGAACGCCGAACATCGTTCTGGTGCACGGAGCGTTCGTCGACGGATCCAGCTGGCGAGCGGTTCGCGACCTTCTCACAGCGGACGGCTACCACGTGGCCGTGGTGCAGAATCCGACCCTCTCGTTACGCGGCGACGTGGCGGCCACCCGGCTGATCATCGACGCACAGGAGGGGCCGGTCGTCCTCGTGGGGCATTCCTACGGCGGCGCGGTCATCACCGAAGCGGGCACCCACGACAAGGTCACGGCCCTGGTGTACATCGCGGCGTTCGCGCCCGACGCCGGCGAGTCGGTGAGATCACTGGGCGGGCACCCCGATGCGCCCGGATCACCGATCGTCCCGGCACCCGGCGGGTTCCTCTTCCAGGACCGGGCGAGATTCCACCACTCGTTCGGTGCGGATCTGTCGGCCGACGACGCCGCGTTCCTGGCCGATTCGCAGGTCCCGTGGTCGGTCGACGCCATGACGGGCACGGTCGACGAGGCTGCCTGGCGTCGCAAGCCGAGCTGGTACTTGATCGCCACCGACGACCGCATGATCCCGATGGGCGCGCAGCTCGCCATGGCGCAGCGGGCGGGCGCCACCACGGTCGAGGTGGCGGCCAGCCATGCCGTCTACCTGTCACAACCGGAGGCGGTCGCCGCCCTCATCCGGCAGGCCGCCGCATCACTGTCCTGA
- a CDS encoding ABC transporter ATP-binding protein/permease: MEMFTPTLDWGSELWTSLAWIAKAWVVAAIATLVILALIVRFTTWGRQFWRVTRGYFVGPESVVVWAWLGVLLLSVMIGVRLSVLFTYQGSDMLTSFQVVASGVGAGDEAVKQSGADGFWMSLAIFAVLAVLNVTQIMLDLYLAQRFMLRWRTWLTDQLTGDWLDGKAYYRARFIDDTIDNPDQRIQTDIDIFTAGVGSLPNTPNNTSTATLVFGAISSITSMYAFTAILWNLSGPITLPFVGVELPKAMFWIGIVYILLATVVAFWIGRPIIGLSFNNEKFNAVFRYALVRLRDASESVAFYRGEIAERTGLRRRFAPVVSNYKKYVNRMAGFYGWNLSITQGQELIPYLVQFPRFYNGDITLGALNQTASAFREILTGLSFFRNAYDQFAGYRAAIIRLHGLVIANDEARALPSVDVEGSRDGSVQLDDIEVRTPAGKQLVRPLDLNLEPGDSLVITGPSGSGKTTLLRSLGRLWPYASGTLKYPADENATMFLSQMPYVPLGDLRAVVSYPLKSGTVTDGELRDVLNKVALPHLADRLDEEKDWAKVLSPGEQQRVAFARVLLTKPKAVFLDESTSALDEGLELTLYRLVRSELPETILVSVSHRSTVEQHHTRQLKLLGDGQWEVGTVAAGTPSG; this comes from the coding sequence ATGGAAATGTTCACCCCGACGCTCGACTGGGGCAGCGAGCTGTGGACGTCGCTGGCCTGGATCGCGAAGGCGTGGGTCGTCGCCGCCATCGCCACGTTGGTGATCCTCGCGCTGATCGTCCGGTTCACCACCTGGGGCAGGCAATTCTGGCGCGTCACCCGCGGCTACTTCGTCGGGCCGGAGAGCGTCGTGGTGTGGGCCTGGCTCGGGGTGCTGCTCCTGTCGGTCATGATCGGCGTGCGGCTGTCGGTGCTGTTCACCTACCAGGGCAGCGACATGCTCACCAGCTTCCAGGTCGTCGCGTCGGGCGTGGGAGCCGGCGACGAGGCGGTGAAGCAGTCCGGCGCGGACGGCTTCTGGATGTCGCTGGCGATCTTCGCCGTCCTCGCCGTCCTCAACGTCACGCAGATCATGCTGGATCTGTATCTGGCGCAGCGATTCATGCTGAGGTGGCGTACCTGGCTGACCGATCAACTCACCGGTGACTGGCTCGACGGCAAGGCCTACTACCGGGCCCGGTTCATCGACGACACGATCGACAACCCGGACCAGCGCATCCAGACCGACATCGACATCTTCACCGCCGGTGTGGGGTCACTGCCGAACACGCCCAACAACACCTCGACCGCCACCCTCGTCTTCGGCGCGATCTCGTCGATCACGTCGATGTACGCGTTCACGGCCATCCTGTGGAACCTCTCCGGCCCGATCACGCTGCCGTTCGTCGGAGTGGAACTACCCAAGGCGATGTTCTGGATCGGCATCGTCTACATCCTGCTGGCGACCGTGGTCGCGTTCTGGATCGGCCGGCCGATCATCGGGCTGTCGTTCAACAACGAGAAGTTCAACGCCGTGTTCCGGTACGCGCTGGTGCGCCTGCGCGACGCATCGGAGTCGGTGGCGTTCTATCGCGGCGAGATCGCCGAGCGCACCGGGCTGCGGCGCCGGTTCGCTCCGGTGGTGAGCAACTACAAGAAGTACGTCAACCGGATGGCCGGCTTCTACGGATGGAACCTGTCCATCACCCAGGGCCAGGAGCTCATCCCCTACCTCGTGCAGTTCCCCCGGTTCTACAACGGCGACATCACGCTCGGTGCGCTGAACCAGACCGCCAGCGCGTTCCGGGAGATCCTCACCGGCCTGTCCTTCTTCCGTAACGCTTACGACCAGTTCGCCGGCTACCGCGCGGCGATCATCCGTCTCCACGGCCTGGTGATCGCCAACGACGAGGCCCGGGCACTGCCGTCGGTCGACGTCGAGGGTTCGCGGGACGGCAGTGTCCAACTCGACGACATCGAGGTCCGCACCCCGGCGGGCAAGCAGCTGGTCCGACCGCTCGATCTCAACCTGGAGCCCGGTGACAGCCTGGTGATCACCGGACCGTCGGGCAGCGGGAAGACCACGCTGCTGCGCAGCCTCGGCCGGCTGTGGCCGTACGCGTCGGGCACGTTGAAGTACCCGGCCGACGAGAACGCCACGATGTTCCTGTCCCAGATGCCCTACGTCCCGCTGGGCGACCTGCGGGCGGTTGTGTCCTATCCGCTCAAGAGCGGCACGGTCACCGACGGCGAGCTGCGTGACGTCCTGAACAAGGTGGCCCTGCCGCATCTGGCCGACCGGCTCGACGAAGAGAAGGACTGGGCCAAGGTGCTGTCGCCGGGTGAGCAACAGCGGGTGGCGTTCGCGCGCGTGCTGCTCACCAAGCCGAAGGCGGTGTTCCTCGACGAGTCCACGTCGGCCCTCGACGAAGGCCTGGAGCTGACGCTCTACCGGCTGGTCCGCAGCGAACTGCCCGAGACGATCCTGGTGAGCGTCAGCCATCGCAGCACGGTCGAACAGCACCACACCCGCCAGCTCAAACTGCTCGGCGACGGGCAGTGGGAGGTCGGCACGGTCGCGGCGGGGACGCCTTCCGGGTAG